A stretch of the Archangium violaceum genome encodes the following:
- a CDS encoding (2Fe-2S)-binding protein, with translation MSDPIINVNLTVNGETYVHKVPASLPLVDFLHEEVGLTGTKFGCGIGVCRACTVATCRTSQAHPVPTLACSTPVSELNGQFITTVEGLAGGREDARSAARAEPRTRGGVVENFRGGSRAGRGGRTSGNGRHLMRRPAAKCGAVSSG, from the coding sequence ATGAGCGACCCCATCATCAATGTGAACCTCACGGTCAACGGTGAGACGTACGTCCACAAGGTGCCCGCCTCGCTGCCCCTCGTGGACTTCCTCCACGAGGAGGTGGGGCTGACGGGGACCAAGTTCGGCTGCGGCATCGGCGTGTGCCGCGCCTGCACCGTGGCCACGTGCCGGACGTCCCAGGCCCACCCCGTGCCCACGCTCGCGTGCTCCACGCCCGTGAGCGAGCTCAACGGCCAGTTCATCACCACCGTGGAAGGACTGGCGGGGGGGCGAGAAGATGCGCGCTCAGCCGCGAGGGCTGAGCCGCGCACCCGAGGCGGGGTGGTAGAGAATTTCCGTGGTGGCTCTCGCGCGGGCCGCGGCGGCAGGACGTCTGGCAATGGCCGCCATCTCATGCGGCGACCCGCGGCGAAGTGCGGGGCCGTATCATCTGGATGA
- a CDS encoding Imm52 family immunity protein encodes MGRHVEAYSATAFWRRREESREEWAGRAETFFRLLAQCHPSFSRWYEEGRSAEESLQLGFEPTREAFARFFGRSKGRFAEGGFIFRAWTGYVEGTHGVTAGITSAGASGHVSSGGDERGA; translated from the coding sequence ATGGGTCGTCATGTAGAGGCGTACTCGGCAACGGCCTTCTGGCGCCGGCGTGAGGAGTCCAGAGAGGAGTGGGCGGGGAGGGCGGAGACGTTCTTCCGGCTACTGGCGCAGTGCCATCCGTCGTTCTCGCGGTGGTACGAGGAGGGCCGTTCAGCCGAGGAGTCGCTGCAACTTGGCTTTGAGCCCACGCGGGAGGCCTTCGCGCGGTTCTTCGGGCGAAGCAAGGGCCGCTTCGCAGAAGGTGGCTTCATCTTCCGCGCCTGGACGGGATACGTGGAGGGGACGCACGGGGTAACGGCGGGCATCACGTCGGCCGGGGCGTCCGGGCACGTGAGCAGCGGGGGAGACGAGCGTGGCGCTTGA
- a CDS encoding NAD-dependent epimerase/dehydratase family protein: protein MILVTGGSGFIGSHTVRALHEMGEKCMLFQRRTGEVPAHLADLPVAVAQGDVTDLASLLDVGTRHKITGIVHLAGSMPWPPTSEPPVDATRKALGGLLNIVQAAQNWGVKRVGVASTIGVYAGVASEGALREDMPLPMSAPHLIPTFKKIGELLNEHLSGATGIEIVNYRISGTWGPVGHDDPFFPAPALIHAAARGTKPDLSRLVIPAYAGNALDLCYVKDTGRAIALLQLADRLNYRTYNVASGRATTNAEVVAAIRTVVPDAQLELPTGKPTPHNYLDISRLQQDTGYQPAYGTQRAAEDYIAWLRAGNAR from the coding sequence ATGATCTTGGTTACCGGAGGTTCAGGTTTCATCGGTTCACACACCGTTCGTGCGCTGCACGAGATGGGCGAGAAGTGCATGCTCTTCCAGCGCCGAACCGGGGAGGTCCCGGCTCACCTCGCCGATCTGCCCGTGGCGGTGGCACAGGGGGACGTCACCGATCTGGCGTCGCTGCTCGACGTCGGCACTCGCCACAAGATCACCGGCATCGTGCATCTCGCGGGCTCCATGCCCTGGCCTCCGACGTCCGAGCCGCCCGTCGACGCCACCCGCAAGGCGCTCGGCGGCCTACTCAACATCGTGCAGGCCGCCCAGAACTGGGGCGTCAAGCGCGTGGGCGTCGCGAGCACGATCGGCGTCTACGCCGGTGTCGCGAGCGAAGGCGCCCTCCGTGAAGACATGCCGCTGCCGATGTCGGCTCCACACCTGATCCCAACGTTCAAGAAGATCGGCGAACTGCTCAACGAACACCTGTCTGGCGCCACCGGCATCGAGATCGTCAACTACCGGATCTCCGGCACCTGGGGCCCAGTCGGTCACGACGATCCGTTCTTCCCCGCGCCCGCGCTCATCCACGCGGCGGCCCGTGGCACGAAGCCGGATCTGTCCCGACTCGTCATCCCCGCCTATGCAGGAAACGCGCTTGACCTCTGCTACGTCAAGGACACCGGTCGCGCCATCGCGCTCCTTCAGCTCGCAGACCGTCTGAACTACCGCACGTACAACGTCGCGTCTGGCCGTGCGACGACGAATGCCGAGGTCGTCGCCGCGATCAGGACCGTCGTTCCCGACGCACAGCTCGAGCTCCCCACCGGCAAGCCGACCCCGCACAACTACCTCGACATCAGCCGCCTTCAGCAAGACACCGGCTACCAGCCCGCCTATGGCACCCAGCGCGCGGCCGAGGACTACATCGCGTGGCTGCGCGCGGGCAACGCGCGTTGA
- a CDS encoding ATP-binding protein, whose translation MIDRVIHHADVLAIEGESYRRREAEEAATTRKAKSKR comes from the coding sequence CTGATTGACCGCGTCATCCACCACGCGGACGTCCTCGCTATTGAAGGCGAAAGCTACCGCCGCCGCGAGGCCGAGGAGGCCGCGACGACCAGGAAGGCGAAGTCCAAGCGCTGA
- a CDS encoding ISAzo13 family transposase codes for MNVTPSIEAVQRKFEALRAGMNEVVRRRWAAAEARSLGRGGISLVAKATGLSRSAIRRGLKELEQGVTLDIHRARRHGGGRKKATEKDTTLLSDLEVLVEPATRGDPMSPLRWTCKSTVKLAAELSHRGHAIDPSTVGRLLRQTGYSLQSNRKTREGGKHPDRNAQFEHINALVRAFHRRGEPVISVDAKKKELVGDFKNAGREWHPKAKPSEVRVYDFVDKELGKVLPYGVYDVGANEGWVSVGVTHDTPAFATSTIRTWWLEMGRERYARAKELLIIADSGGSNSARARLWKVELQHLADEMGLRISVSHLPPGTSKWNKIEHRMFCHITHNWRGRPLESREIVVNLIGSTTTEKGLHIQAALDTDDYPLGIKVTNHEMESLRIKRNKFHGEWNYVFIPNVV; via the coding sequence ATGAACGTAACGCCATCGATAGAGGCTGTTCAACGCAAATTCGAGGCGCTGCGTGCGGGAATGAACGAGGTGGTTCGTCGGCGCTGGGCGGCTGCGGAGGCCAGGTCCTTGGGAAGGGGAGGCATCAGTTTGGTGGCAAAGGCCACAGGACTGTCCCGGTCGGCAATACGGCGGGGGTTGAAAGAGCTTGAACAGGGGGTGACTCTCGACATCCACCGCGCACGCCGCCATGGTGGAGGCCGGAAGAAAGCGACAGAGAAAGACACAACGTTGCTGTCGGACCTCGAGGTGTTGGTGGAGCCAGCCACGCGCGGCGATCCGATGTCGCCCTTGCGCTGGACTTGCAAGAGCACCGTGAAACTGGCCGCTGAGTTGAGTCATCGAGGCCATGCCATCGATCCCAGCACCGTGGGGAGACTTCTGCGCCAGACGGGCTACAGCCTCCAGAGTAACCGCAAAACGCGTGAGGGCGGCAAGCATCCCGACCGAAACGCACAATTCGAGCACATCAACGCGCTGGTGCGGGCCTTCCACCGGCGCGGAGAGCCTGTCATCTCGGTGGATGCCAAGAAAAAGGAGTTGGTGGGGGACTTCAAGAACGCAGGAAGGGAGTGGCACCCGAAAGCCAAGCCGTCCGAGGTTCGGGTATACGACTTCGTAGATAAGGAGTTGGGTAAAGTCCTGCCGTACGGCGTCTATGACGTGGGCGCCAATGAGGGATGGGTGAGCGTAGGGGTGACACACGACACGCCCGCCTTCGCCACGTCCACCATCCGAACCTGGTGGTTGGAGATGGGCCGAGAGCGCTACGCGCGAGCGAAGGAGTTGCTCATCATCGCAGACAGCGGTGGCAGCAACAGCGCTCGTGCTCGGTTGTGGAAAGTGGAGTTGCAGCACCTGGCGGACGAGATGGGGCTGCGAATCAGCGTCAGCCACCTACCGCCCGGAACGAGCAAGTGGAACAAGATAGAGCATCGGATGTTCTGCCATATCACCCACAACTGGAGAGGGCGTCCCCTGGAGAGTCGAGAGATCGTCGTCAACCTCATCGGGAGCACGACTACCGAAAAGGGCCTACACATTCAGGCAGCACTCGATACGGACGACTACCCTCTTGGCATAAAGGTAACCAACCATGAGATGGAGTCGCTCCGAATAAAAAGGAACAAGTTCCATGGGGAATGGAACTACGTATTCATACCCAACGTGGTTTGA
- a CDS encoding MFS transporter: MYLGVEILYVEMNAGANRERASWPRRKANMSKFGKSSLLLLIAIVLVGLNLRPALASIGPLLDAIQRAIGLTDTRASLLTTIPVFLMGACALSAYRLRRLTGERYGILLGIAVIGLACAGRAGVSTGAGLVGTAVAAGIGIAIVQALLPAFIRRCFAERAGGVMGYYSTAIMGGAVSASVLSPRLASHFGWVAALASWCLPALLAAGAWMLATRGAGHSVVITEATRTPFSRSPRAWLLALFFGLGTGAYTLVLAWLPPYYTGLGWTPVDAGELLGVVTLAEVVAGLAVSFWIDRLPDRRPALLSAILSLFVGLLCLLIAPLQLALPSAILMGLGIGALFPLSLIVAMDHASDPRQAGELAAFVQGSGYLIAATFPFIAGVLRQHMASLGLAWVLMAGLSLVLVGIALRFSPASYARMSG, from the coding sequence ATGTATCTCGGCGTGGAGATACTCTACGTCGAGATGAATGCGGGTGCAAACCGGGAGCGCGCCTCGTGGCCCCGCCGAAAGGCGAACATGTCGAAGTTCGGGAAAAGCTCCTTGTTGTTGCTCATCGCCATCGTCCTGGTTGGCTTGAATCTGCGTCCGGCGCTTGCGTCCATCGGGCCGCTTCTCGACGCGATTCAACGGGCGATCGGCCTCACCGACACACGCGCGAGTCTGCTGACCACCATTCCAGTCTTTCTCATGGGGGCCTGTGCGCTCAGCGCCTATCGCCTGCGGCGGCTGACGGGTGAGCGTTACGGTATCCTGCTCGGAATCGCTGTCATCGGGTTGGCGTGCGCGGGGCGCGCCGGGGTCTCTACCGGCGCGGGGCTGGTCGGAACGGCTGTGGCCGCTGGCATCGGGATCGCCATTGTGCAGGCATTGCTGCCGGCCTTCATCAGACGCTGTTTCGCTGAAAGGGCCGGCGGAGTCATGGGTTACTACTCGACCGCGATCATGGGAGGAGCTGTATCCGCGAGCGTGCTGTCCCCGCGTCTGGCCAGCCACTTCGGGTGGGTGGCGGCGTTGGCGAGCTGGTGCCTTCCCGCCCTGCTCGCGGCAGGAGCGTGGATGCTGGCAACTCGTGGAGCGGGACACTCCGTTGTCATCACCGAAGCAACCAGGACACCGTTTTCCCGCAGTCCACGCGCCTGGCTCCTCGCGCTGTTCTTCGGGCTTGGCACTGGCGCCTACACGCTCGTTCTTGCGTGGCTTCCTCCCTACTACACGGGCCTGGGGTGGACTCCGGTGGACGCAGGAGAATTGCTCGGCGTGGTGACGCTCGCCGAAGTCGTCGCGGGTCTTGCTGTGTCCTTCTGGATCGACCGCCTGCCAGATCGACGGCCGGCCCTCCTCTCTGCGATTCTGTCGCTATTCGTCGGCCTGCTCTGTCTGCTCATCGCCCCCCTTCAACTGGCCTTGCCGTCCGCCATCTTGATGGGGCTCGGCATCGGCGCGCTGTTCCCCTTGTCATTGATTGTCGCGATGGACCATGCGAGCGATCCCCGCCAGGCCGGTGAGCTCGCCGCCTTCGTGCAGGGGAGCGGATATCTGATCGCCGCGACGTTCCCCTTCATTGCCGGCGTTCTCCGGCAACACATGGCCAGTCTCGGCCTGGCCTGGGTGCTGATGGCGGGTCTCTCTCTCGTGCTCGTCGGAATCGCCCTGCGCTTCTCGCCTGCGTCATACGCCCGGATGAGCGGGTAA
- a CDS encoding AraC family transcriptional regulator, producing MIDPLAEVVTLLQPGAPFSKLVSGAGRWSVRRAEAGGPFYCAILDGASRLAVDGHEPVILEKGDFVLVPSVFNFTASSLEPPRGKSDTAYVVLPDGEVRHGNPGGPPDVRMLVGYCVFGSPDASLLVSLLPRLVHVRGERRLSTLVQLVREESRERRPARDVILARLLEVLLIEALRSTAGTAASPGLLRGLADERLSAAIRRMHESPTKAWTVAQLAKEAALSRSAFFERFSRAVGVAPMEYLLGWRMALAKDLLRRKEITVAEVAEQVGYSSASTFSVAFTRYVGLPPTQYVRRSAPALGLPQLRGQ from the coding sequence ATGATCGATCCGCTTGCCGAGGTAGTCACGCTGCTCCAGCCGGGCGCTCCGTTCTCGAAGCTCGTCAGCGGTGCAGGTCGGTGGAGCGTTCGCCGCGCGGAAGCCGGGGGGCCCTTCTACTGCGCGATCCTCGATGGTGCGAGCCGCCTTGCGGTCGACGGACACGAGCCGGTGATCCTCGAGAAGGGTGACTTCGTTCTGGTCCCCTCGGTGTTCAACTTCACGGCGTCGAGCCTCGAGCCGCCGAGGGGCAAGAGCGACACCGCGTACGTCGTATTGCCCGATGGCGAAGTCAGACACGGCAATCCAGGCGGCCCTCCCGACGTTCGAATGCTGGTGGGCTACTGCGTCTTCGGTTCCCCGGATGCGAGCTTGCTGGTCTCGCTCCTCCCGCGGCTCGTGCATGTTCGAGGGGAGCGACGGCTCTCCACCCTCGTGCAGCTCGTGAGAGAGGAGTCCCGCGAACGGCGGCCCGCCCGTGATGTCATCCTGGCTCGCCTCCTTGAGGTTCTTCTCATCGAAGCCCTCCGCTCCACGGCGGGGACTGCGGCGTCGCCGGGCCTCCTGCGCGGCCTCGCCGACGAGCGCCTCTCCGCCGCGATACGACGAATGCACGAGAGCCCGACCAAGGCGTGGACGGTCGCGCAGTTGGCGAAAGAGGCGGCACTCTCTCGTTCGGCGTTTTTCGAGCGCTTCAGCCGCGCGGTGGGCGTTGCCCCGATGGAGTACCTGCTCGGCTGGCGCATGGCCCTAGCGAAGGACCTACTGCGGCGGAAGGAAATCACTGTCGCCGAGGTCGCTGAGCAAGTCGGCTACAGCTCCGCGAGCACGTTCAGCGTTGCGTTCACCCGCTACGTCGGGTTGCCGCCGACGCAGTACGTGCGGCGATCAGCGCCAGCTTTGGGCTTGCCCCAGTTACGTGGACAGTAG
- a CDS encoding DUF5953 family protein has protein sequence MTSSHNELGIIVYAPALVGSDMRPLTIIYGMERALPGLRLGWTTSEKEDFIALPRRDEWVAANRTDGGFPFLCNNDDNHLVTIAGWENPNGLAAGSPPHFEVHADLPLDAAGIAAAVDVLEAVAEGARAFWGHATPFNAGVEIAQQTNPTLEGPPRPPRGLPALKLPDKIRLPEIPHYLGWLNYWSAAAARAIGFPDPARDAELRSRRTASAGWVVQLTDAPLDLDNPAHLDALKRAYDRFPEIGGRATP, from the coding sequence ATGACGTCTAGTCACAATGAGCTTGGCATCATCGTCTATGCGCCTGCACTCGTGGGCTCCGATATGCGGCCTCTCACCATCATCTATGGGATGGAACGTGCGCTTCCGGGCTTGCGCCTGGGATGGACGACTTCCGAAAAGGAAGACTTTATTGCATTGCCTCGCCGCGATGAGTGGGTCGCGGCAAACAGAACAGACGGCGGGTTTCCGTTCCTCTGCAACAACGACGATAACCACCTCGTGACGATTGCTGGTTGGGAAAACCCGAACGGTCTTGCAGCAGGCAGCCCGCCGCACTTTGAAGTCCATGCGGACCTGCCGCTAGACGCAGCCGGCATCGCGGCAGCAGTGGATGTGCTGGAAGCCGTAGCGGAGGGCGCACGCGCGTTCTGGGGGCACGCGACGCCGTTCAACGCGGGTGTGGAGATCGCACAGCAGACGAATCCCACGTTGGAAGGGCCTCCACGTCCACCACGCGGGCTGCCAGCGCTCAAACTCCCCGACAAGATCCGCTTGCCAGAGATCCCACATTATCTGGGGTGGCTGAACTACTGGTCGGCTGCTGCCGCACGGGCCATCGGCTTTCCGGACCCCGCCCGCGACGCCGAGCTGCGCTCGCGGCGCACGGCGTCGGCTGGGTGGGTTGTGCAGCTCACCGATGCGCCGCTCGACCTGGACAACCCCGCGCACCTGGACGCGCTCAAACGGGCCTACGATCGCTTCCCGGAGATCGGCGGGCGCGCAACCCCCTGA
- a CDS encoding molybdopterin cofactor-binding domain-containing protein — protein sequence MHGPAQATAWRWLESKNVVAPTAASGFYGRSVYSPSGALVAVEVDPTTGRVQVVEAHTFLDAGRLIQPELVIGQSEGGLAMGIGYALLEQLPLGVGGAGEGNWNLNRYRVALAGDLPLGRMKLHVLPPLPPPDDHPKGIAEAVLCPIPPPPSPTPSPTPPSAASARCPSPRPGSWRPFAHERPHHQCEPHGQR from the coding sequence GTGCACGGGCCGGCCCAGGCCACCGCCTGGCGCTGGCTCGAGAGCAAGAACGTCGTCGCGCCCACCGCCGCCAGCGGCTTCTACGGCCGCAGCGTCTATTCGCCCTCGGGCGCCCTGGTGGCCGTGGAGGTGGATCCCACCACGGGCCGCGTCCAGGTCGTCGAGGCGCACACCTTCCTCGACGCCGGCCGCCTCATCCAGCCCGAACTCGTCATCGGTCAGTCCGAGGGCGGCCTGGCCATGGGCATCGGCTACGCGCTGCTCGAGCAGCTGCCCCTGGGCGTGGGCGGAGCGGGCGAGGGCAACTGGAACCTCAACCGCTACCGGGTGGCGCTCGCGGGAGATCTACCGCTCGGGCGGATGAAGCTGCACGTACTGCCCCCGCTGCCGCCGCCGGATGATCATCCCAAGGGGATCGCCGAGGCGGTGCTCTGCCCCATTCCCCCCCCGCCATCGCCAACGCCGTCGCCGACGCCACCCAGCGCCGCTTCCGCTCGCTGCCCATCACCCCGACCCGGATCCTGGAGGCCCTTCGCTCATGAGCGACCCCATCATCAATGTGAACCTCACGGTCAACGGTGA
- a CDS encoding MarR family winged helix-turn-helix transcriptional regulator — protein MDRAMKAAEQWRRERPDIETGPMVVLGRLLEAAHHIAQDRLNPLFAEYGLQPGEFDVLATLRRSGAPYELTPTALYDAAMISSGSMTNRIDRLEKAGLVKRRPHPTDRRGTLVALTPKGLDVIERAIGPHVRNQQMILSVLTKSEQEQLSNLLAKLITAERNPSSR, from the coding sequence ATGGATCGCGCGATGAAGGCGGCCGAGCAGTGGCGAAGGGAACGGCCAGATATCGAAACGGGACCCATGGTGGTGCTGGGCCGCTTGCTCGAAGCGGCGCACCATATTGCCCAGGATCGACTCAATCCGCTCTTCGCCGAGTACGGACTCCAACCTGGAGAGTTCGATGTCCTGGCGACCTTGAGGCGGAGCGGCGCCCCCTATGAGCTGACGCCAACCGCGTTATACGATGCCGCGATGATCTCCTCCGGAAGCATGACCAACCGCATCGACCGGCTGGAAAAGGCGGGGTTGGTCAAGCGCAGACCGCATCCAACCGACCGCCGTGGGACACTGGTCGCGCTGACGCCCAAAGGGCTGGATGTGATTGAACGCGCCATTGGCCCGCACGTACGAAACCAACAGATGATCCTGAGCGTCCTCACGAAGAGCGAACAGGAACAACTTTCCAATCTTCTGGCAAAACTCATCACCGCGGAGCGGAATCCTTCATCCAGATGA
- a CDS encoding SDR family oxidoreductase, which yields MKTILITGCSSGFGLETARYFLARGWKVIATMRTPREGVLPRSEHLRVLALDVTDPRSIREMVEAAGPIDVLVNNAGVGLLSVFEGTSMETVRATFETNTFGVMAVTQAFLPRFRQRKAGVIVNVSSSTTLKSLPMLAVYTASKAALNAFTESLALELQPFNVRVSLVIPGQSPETPFSQNAQALMRKQGVAIPEAYSDFARSVFERITERRSGPFTRSLDVAEVIWRAVNDPACPIRQPAGVDAVELARSN from the coding sequence ATGAAGACGATCTTGATCACCGGATGCTCGTCCGGATTCGGCCTCGAAACCGCCCGCTACTTCCTCGCGCGCGGCTGGAAGGTCATCGCCACGATGCGCACGCCGCGCGAGGGCGTGTTGCCCCGGTCCGAGCATCTGCGCGTGCTCGCGCTCGACGTCACCGACCCGCGGAGCATTCGCGAAATGGTGGAGGCCGCCGGACCGATCGACGTGCTGGTGAACAACGCGGGCGTCGGCCTGCTGAGTGTCTTCGAGGGCACTTCGATGGAAACGGTCCGCGCCACCTTCGAAACGAACACGTTCGGTGTGATGGCCGTGACCCAGGCGTTCCTGCCCCGGTTCAGGCAACGGAAGGCGGGTGTCATCGTGAACGTCTCGTCGAGCACGACGCTGAAGTCGCTCCCGATGCTTGCCGTGTACACCGCGAGCAAAGCCGCGCTCAACGCGTTCACCGAGTCGCTCGCGCTGGAGCTCCAGCCCTTCAATGTGCGGGTGAGCCTCGTGATTCCGGGGCAGTCCCCGGAGACGCCCTTCTCTCAAAACGCACAGGCCCTGATGCGGAAGCAGGGCGTCGCCATTCCCGAGGCGTACTCCGACTTCGCGCGGAGCGTCTTCGAGAGAATCACGGAGCGGCGCTCGGGGCCGTTCACCCGGTCGCTCGACGTGGCGGAAGTGATCTGGCGCGCGGTGAACGATCCGGCGTGCCCGATACGCCAGCCAGCCGGCGTGGACGCCGTGGAGCTGGCCAGGTCGAACTGA
- a CDS encoding YcaO-like family protein: MVDDAVNQRGVACALEAAARGCPISRVDPASVDAAVPAELIDRLLAADVLPVIRDCTSDLEVPTFMVDLHDLRERHVGVYRGYGAHLDPAVALTRALTEAAQSRLVFISGSRDDHFAEDLSRLRRLDDAAALARARALPPRSVEFAALRNGSTGSLEGDLTRLLERLAAHALTQVLRVDLSTAEMPVSVVRILVPGLEGYRFDSYKPGPRARRAMERGAR, translated from the coding sequence GTGGTGGATGACGCGGTCAATCAGCGCGGTGTCGCCTGCGCCTTGGAGGCGGCGGCTCGTGGTTGTCCCATCTCACGAGTGGACCCGGCCAGTGTGGACGCGGCCGTACCGGCCGAGTTGATCGACCGACTCCTCGCGGCCGATGTGCTCCCGGTCATCCGCGACTGCACCAGCGACCTCGAGGTTCCGACTTTCATGGTGGACCTCCATGATCTTCGTGAGCGGCACGTGGGTGTCTATCGCGGGTATGGTGCCCACCTCGACCCGGCGGTGGCTCTGACCCGCGCCCTGACGGAGGCGGCGCAAAGCCGACTCGTCTTCATTAGCGGTTCTCGAGATGACCACTTCGCCGAGGATTTGTCGCGCCTGCGCCGCCTGGACGATGCCGCCGCTCTGGCGCGGGCTCGTGCGCTCCCTCCCAGGTCGGTGGAGTTCGCGGCCCTGCGGAATGGCTCCACGGGCAGCCTCGAAGGAGACCTGACCCGGCTTCTCGAGAGGCTGGCCGCACATGCGCTCACGCAGGTTCTACGCGTGGACCTCTCCACCGCGGAGATGCCAGTGAGCGTGGTGCGGATCCTGGTACCCGGACTGGAAGGGTATCGGTTCGATAGCTACAAGCCGGGCCCGCGGGCTCGCCGAGCCATGGAGAGGGGAGCGCGATGA
- a CDS encoding TfuA-like protein produces the protein MYALGQDVIVLGASSMGALRAAELHPHGMVGVGRIFEAYLEGRLSADDEVALLHGPAELGFRPLTLPLVNIRATLDASPLDAGLRGLLLATATRLPFEERTPSSRSSSQYAAWRDPSSVGLKPYGRRRPGSPAAAAASAWPSRRATAQLTGVAVPPAPARNALAAVRRGE, from the coding sequence TTGTATGCCCTTGGGCAGGACGTCATCGTCCTGGGCGCGTCCAGCATGGGGGCGCTGCGTGCGGCCGAGCTGCACCCCCATGGGATGGTAGGGGTTGGCCGCATCTTCGAAGCGTACCTCGAGGGAAGGCTCAGCGCGGATGACGAGGTCGCGCTGCTTCATGGCCCAGCGGAGCTGGGGTTCCGGCCGCTCACGTTGCCGCTCGTCAACATCCGAGCCACGCTGGACGCGTCACCCCTGGATGCCGGGCTGCGAGGCCTGCTGCTGGCCACGGCCACGCGGCTCCCCTTCGAGGAGCGGACACCCTCTTCGAGGTCGTCGAGCCAGTACGCGGCATGGCGGGATCCGTCCAGTGTCGGCTTGAAGCCGTACGGCCGCCGCCGGCCCGGCAGTCCCGCCGCCGCTGCTGCGTCCGCCTGGCCGAGCCGGCGCGCCACCGCCCAGCTCACGGGTGTCGCGGTTCCGCCTGCTCCCGCGCGTAATGCGTTGGCGGCAGTCCGACGTGGCGAGTGA
- a CDS encoding AraC family transcriptional regulator → MVDPLAEVVTLLQPGAPYSKLVSGAGRWSVRRAETGRPFYCAVLEGASRLAVDGREPVILEKGDFVLIPSAFDFTASSLEPPRGRRDTAHVVLPDGEVRHGDSSGPPDVRMLVGYCVFASPDASLLVSLLPRFVHVRGERRLSTLVELVREESRERRPARDVILARLLEVLLIEALRSMAGTAASPGLLRGLADERIAVALRRMHESPTQAWTVAQLAKEAALSRSAFFERFSRAVGVTPMEYLLGWRMALAKDLLRRKEVTVAEVAEQVGYSSASTFSVAFTRHVGLPPTHYAREQAEPRHP, encoded by the coding sequence ATGGTCGATCCGCTCGCGGAAGTGGTCACGCTGCTCCAGCCGGGCGCCCCGTACTCGAAGCTCGTCAGCGGTGCGGGCCGGTGGAGCGTTCGGCGCGCGGAAACCGGGAGGCCCTTCTATTGCGCGGTCCTCGAGGGTGCGAGCCGCCTTGCGGTCGACGGACGCGAGCCGGTGATTCTGGAGAAGGGGGACTTCGTCTTGATCCCGTCGGCGTTCGACTTCACGGCGTCGAGCCTGGAGCCGCCGAGGGGGCGGCGCGACACCGCGCACGTCGTGTTGCCCGATGGCGAAGTCAGACACGGCGACTCGAGTGGCCCGCCCGATGTTCGAATGCTGGTGGGTTACTGCGTCTTCGCTTCCCCGGACGCGAGCTTGCTCGTCTCGCTCCTTCCGCGGTTCGTGCACGTTCGCGGCGAGCGGAGGCTCTCCACCCTCGTGGAGCTCGTGAGAGAGGAGTCCCGCGAACGGCGGCCCGCGCGCGACGTCATCCTCGCCCGCCTCCTCGAGGTTCTTCTCATCGAAGCCCTCCGCTCCATGGCGGGCACCGCGGCGTCGCCGGGCCTCCTGCGCGGGCTCGCCGACGAGCGCATTGCCGTCGCGCTACGACGGATGCACGAGAGCCCGACCCAGGCGTGGACTGTCGCGCAGTTGGCGAAAGAGGCCGCGCTGTCCCGTTCGGCGTTCTTCGAGCGCTTCAGTCGCGCGGTGGGCGTTACCCCGATGGAGTACCTGCTCGGCTGGCGCATGGCCTTGGCGAAGGACCTGCTGCGGCGCAAGGAAGTCACTGTCGCCGAGGTCGCGGAGCAGGTCGGCTACAGCTCCGCGAGCACCTTCAGCGTTGCCTTCACTCGCCACGTCGGACTGCCGCCAACGCATTACGCGCGGGAGCAGGCGGAACCGCGACACCCGTGA